From Gossypium raimondii isolate GPD5lz chromosome 11, ASM2569854v1, whole genome shotgun sequence:
TCAATAAGGTTTAGCTGATCATATCAAGCTCGAACCCACTCTAATTCTTCTAATTTTGATTCCATCAAGACGCGTAGGGATGGGATCTCAACTTCGATGGGAAAAAAAGCTTCCATTCCGTAGACTAGAGAGAAAGGAGTTACTCCCGTAGATGTCCGGACAGAGCTACGGTATGAATACAAAGTGAACGATAGTTTCTTCTGCCAGTCTTTATACATCTCAGTCATCTTCTCGATAATTCTCTTAATGTTTTTGGTAGCCGCTTCTACTGCTTCGTTCATTTTCGGGTGATAGGGTGGggaattatgatgttttatctGAAATTGGTCACCCacttctttcatcatcttgttgTTGAGGGTCAAAGCATTATCTAAAATGATTCTCTCTGGTAAACCATATCGACAAATGATTTCCCTTTTTAGGAATCTGCAGACTGCAGTCTTTGTCACATTAGCAAACGAATGACTTCAACCTATTTTCTAAAGTAATCTATAACCACAAACATGAATCGGTGtacattagaagccttcggggaaattggccctataacatccatgccctacatagaaaaaggccatggagaagtcatgacatgaaggggCGAAGGagctgcatgaattttattgCCGTAAGTTTGACACTGGTGACACTTTCGTGCGTAGCTAATGTAATCCCTTTCCATCGTTAGCCAAAAATAACCAAGTCTCGTAATCTGCCTAGCCATAGTGAAACCATTGCCATGTgttccacaaattccttcatgGACACCTTCAAGTATTCTTCTGGCTTCAACAGCATCCACGCATCTCAGGAGTAGTTGGtcttttcctcttttgtatAGGATATCCCCGTCAAGAACAAATCTAACCTCCATTCTCCTAATTGTTCTTTCGTCATTCTCGTTTGCTTGCTCGGGATACCTTTGATTCTTGGTATACTCCAAAATGTCATGGAACCATGGTCATCCATCTGACTCCTTCTCAATGCTAAAACAATGTGGATGGACCTCATATATGCTCATTTGAAGAGgcattatttcagtttctttgcttgctttgaacattgaagccaaGGTGGCCAGGGCGTCAGCCAATTGGTTTTCTTCTTGTGAGAGATAGTTAAAAGTCATTTCTTTGAATCCTTTGACCAATTCTGCAACAAGATCACAATACTTGATCAATTTCGAATCCCTCACTTCCCAATCTCCACGAATTTGATAAATCACTAGTGCTGAGTCCCCATacacctttaaaattttgattttctgttCTATAGTTGCACGAAGTCCCATGATGCAAGTGTCATATTCTGCTATATTATTggtacataaaaaaattatctggCACTGAGCAGATAATGGTTCCCTTCTGGCGACACTAAGACGGCTCCTATCCCGTGCCCCAACGCATTCGATGCACCATCAAAACTCATCTTCCATGATTGGTCTTTTGATGATTCAccttctttttcaaaaaaatacatCACGTCTTCATCtagaaaatcaaatttcaaaggCTCATATTCTTCCAATGCTCAAATTGCTAAGAAGTTAGCTATCACGCTTCTTTTTATCAACTTTTGGCTCACATACGCGATGTCATACTCAGACAACAAGATCTGCCATTCTGCCATTCTTCCTGAGGGTGCGAGTGATTCTATCATGTACTTTAATGGATCCAGCTTAGAAATTAACCATGTCATATGATACAACATATATTGTCTAAGCCTTCGAACTACCCAGACCAATGCACAACAGAATTTTTCAATTGACGGGTACTTTGCCTCATGCTTTGTAAAATTTTTGCTGAGGTAGTAAATcgcattttctcttttccccgactCATCATGTTGCCCCAGTACGCAACCCATTGAGTTTTTGAACATGGTCAGATACAATATTAAGGGTTTTCCAAGGGTCGGCGATACTAGCACTGGAAGATTAGACAAATACTATTTTATCTTGTCGAAGGTCACTTGGCACTCCTCGTTCCATTCTCCCAGATTATGTTTTCAAAGGAGTCAAAAAACTGGATCACACTGGTTGGTAAGTTGAGCAATGAATCGAGAAATGTAGTTCAACCTTCCTAAAAATCCTCTGATTTCTTTTTGTGTGCGCGGAGGTGGCAGTTCTTGTATGCCTTTTATCTTATCTGGATCAACCTCAATACCTCCCTTACTAAAAGTTAAACCTAGCAATTTTCCCGAGGTAGCCCCAAATGTATGCTTAGCTGGGTTAAGCTTCAGCtggaactttcttaatctttcGAACAGCTTCCTGAGGTTCCTAACATGTTCTTTTTCTTCCTGGGATTTGGaaatcatatcatcgacataaacttctATCATTTTTGGGATTTGGAAATCATATCATGTCATGGAATAACATCATcatggctctttgatatgttACCCCAGCGTTCTTCAATCATAATGCCATCACCTTGTAGCAGAACATTCCCCATATTGTTacgaatgtggttttctccatATCTTCGGGAGCtatctttatctgattgtaacccgagaaaccatccatgaaagaaaacaatgaatgTTTTTCTGTATTATCTACCAATGTATCAATGTGTGGCAAAAGAAAATTATCCTTAGGACTTGCCCGATTCAGATCACaataatccacacacattcgcaccttaccatctttctttggtactgAGACTATATTAGCTACCCATTCTGGATATTTGGAGACTTGTAGGAATCCAGCATCAAATTATTTCTTGacttcttttatctttaacaACATTTCAGGTATCATCCTTCTTAACTTCTGTTGAACATGTTTGCATTCTATTTTCAATGGGAGCCTATGGACCACCACATCCTCGTTCAACCCTGGCATGTCCTGATATGACCATGCAAATATGTTTTTGTACTTACAGAGCAAGGCaatcaaattttgtttgttattCTCTGAAATGGAAGTCCTAATCTTCACTTATTGCTTTTTTTCTTCACTTCTCAAGTTTACTATCTCAATAGATTCTTGATGGGGTAGAATCTGTCTctcttcttgttctaccattctcagTAAGTCGAGAGACGAGACACAATCTTCAGTATTTTCCTCTGCTTCGAATTCTCCTAAACAAATAACTTTCtcgaaattgattttaggacttGTAACGGGATTGTTCATGCCATTGATATTTGAGCACCTGAAAGAcgaatggaaaagaaaactataGAGGAGCATCAAAGTATTGGAATTAACACAAACAATGTTATGGAATGATATGAGATACATGTAGGGAAAGGATAAAAAGATGGAATAATTATGAAGCTAATGGAAATAAAAAGACCATGACAAAATGCATCTTCATTAAtgttcattgaaatgataaatagCAAACATAAGCTCTTACAAAAGGAATCCCACTATTTAGGGACAGAAAAAATGGAGAATAAGCATTGGGCATTACTCTGGAGAGGACTTAGAAACTACAAGAAGGTCCACAGCAGTCCAATTATTCAAAACATATCTTGGAGGACAAAGGCGTATCATTGAAACATCCTCAACTGCTTCACCCTCGTTGTCAACAACATTTATGCTGATGTTATGAAGACCCTGTTCAATCAAAGCGCTTCGTGAATTGTCTTGCCCctcgttttcattttttaccGCATTCACATTCCCATCAGCATGGTTAGGAAGAGGATTTCTAGCCACATTACTAACGCCATCAAATCACAGAATGCCAGCATCGATGAGATCTTGAACCCTCCTTTTAAAGGCAAagcaattttctatagaatgccttTAATTTCCAGCGTGATACATGCAACTAGCGTTAGGATCATACCATTTTGGGTATGAAGGCTTTAGGGGTGCCATATAATGTGGGGATAATAATTGCTTCTTCAACAGTTTCAGGTATAACTCTCTATATGACACGGGAATTGGGGCGAACTGAGGCTTTTCTGAACTGGGTTTCACCGGTCTTTGGTCATTTTTTGGGTTGGCTTTGTGGGGACATAGTGTTTGGTGGGGACATAGTGAACGGTGTTTGGTTATTCATGGCGTAGATGGGATAAGGACGAGGTGCTGGATAGTAAGGAACTTGGggaggaaaataaaagtttgaaggCGGGCGATAATGAGGTCGTGGTTGGGCTAGGTACGGATAGTGGCTCTCGGTTCCAACCATATGAGTTTATGCCTCTTTTTTCCTTACGGTTACTGCCCTTTTTGAACTCTCGAGGCCTTCTATCCTCCCACTCTTGATAGCGTTTTCTATAAGCTCCTCGGATATCACAATGTCTACGGAGTCTTTTGTGGTGCTTCCTACAAACTTATCATAAAATGGTGCTTTCAGAGTGTTGATCAAGAGGACTATTATCTCCGTTTTAGTTAATGGAGGCTCCACCTGAGCCGATATCCCTCCATCTTTGCGCATATTATTTGAAAGTCTCTATCGGCTTCTTTTCTATCATTTGTAGGGTTAGTCGATCGGGTACTATATTTGATACATGCTTGTATTGCTCACAAAATGTCGATGCTACGTCCTTCCATGATCGGATCTTTTCTCTACTGAGCTGATTATACCACTAAAGAGTTGATCTGATCAAACTGTCTTGGAAACAGTGTATCAGCAATTTATCTTCATTCACGTAGCCAATCATTTTCTAGCAAAACATGATAAGATGTGCTTTTGGACGTCTCGTcccatcatatttttcaaaatttggcaCCTTAAATTTCGGGGGTAGGACCAGATCGGGTACCAAACCGAGCTCTTTGAAACTCAACGCAGAGAAGACTTCAGTACCTTTTATTGCCTTGAGCCTTTCTTCTAGGATCCTATACTTATCTTGAGCGTCATGatcatcaaatttaaacctTGCTATTTCAAAAGGATTGTCCAGATCTGGAACAATTGGATCTGTAGGATTTTCCCTGGATTCGATACGAATATCCCTTGCCTTAGATAAGCAAGTGGTATAGGACGTTGCTCTAGGACTATAGGTTCCCCTTAGGGGTATCCTCTTTGCATTGTATGGGCGTGAAGTGAAGTGAATCCTGGGGCATAGAGTGGATCCTGATCATTATTCGCTCTTGACTGGGGTTCCATGATATCAAGGCTCTGCATGAGTCCATTTCCTTTGACCAAAGTTGTCGTCATCTCCatcattttggccatttgatCTATTTGCTCGAGTGACTCCTCTCGAGATCTTACCATCAGATCTCTTGCCTCTTGCTGTGACTTGGCCAACTGCTCTTGCAACTCTCTTTGGGTCCTTTCCATCCTTTCACTTCTTTCGTTTAGTTAAGCATCTATAGCTCTAGTTCTTATATGCGTCCTATAAGGATGACGTGATTCTAGACTTGTAGTGTTGCAATTGTGGATTATGCGGTTTTAGCCTTAGTGAATGGTTAGGGTAATATGTACAtgcaatgaatgaatgaatgaatgagtTACCAGTGAATGTTATTCATGCATAAGTATGCAAAAAAATGggtgttgatttcaagatagCCCCATACTTAGGTGTTTCATTAATCAAAAGagttcattaaaaaatattttgctaATGAAGATGCCCCTAGTGTATGAGTCCCATTGTTTCCAGATCCTAGTCAAGTCTTCGAGGTTATTCTGACAATCATTCAAAGTCACATGCCCCGGAAGATTGGTGATATACGCTTCCTTTAATCTGTCCCATTTTGCTTTCTAGGTCCTCAAAGACCAATCTCGGACTACGGCATTTTTCTTGGTTACTAGCGTAAATGACTCCTCTATCAGAAACCCGTTTTTGGCAACCAATCTCTAATCAACATCTTCCTAATAAGATGCCTATGATGcatgatggaaaataaaatgaagacaAATAACCTTGGTTAGTAATCATAACAAATTTAAACAGAGGAAAAACCACGATAAATCTAATAgattaagctatttaatcatgcTCTTTTTTTGAGAAACTAACCCACATTTTTACCCAATCATGCTTTACGAAATAAACCTACCCACATGCTCATCAGATAATCTACCTGATCCCAAATCTATTACACGAACCTGATTCCTTCGCAAAAAgataaatgtaaaagaaatacaaGGTAGAAGACATTTCTCCCATGTACTTATTTGGTAACTATCCAACGGACGGAGGTTCGGCATGGCTCTAATCGGGTGGCTTGTatggttcactatatgtggttaTGATTCTAGAAAGGTACTCAAATTGTCTGTACTGTCACCTACTAAGGCTAGTACGGAGCCTCGGTCATCACCCATCGTAGGCTCACAAGCTTAATTCGagggattacatttacttatgcctatgcgagggacaagttaactcacgaaagcaTAAGTCATATGTAACCCAGAAGTATTTCACTAGCCTGtgcggagggacgagttaactcacAAAGTTGTAGCGTTTACTTCTATTTAAACAGACGAAGCTCGGGTAGAGAGCTCATGTTATGCAAGAATGCAAGTGCACGGTGTGTGGggagaaactcacaaaccttttatttttaatttttttactaaaaacaaactaaaaccgTAAAACTTAGaggtgaaaaaaaagaaaaataaaataagttagaaaaatatttacaacatgATGTAGATGCATgacttttcaaaaatcaaattcaaggatcacgattaaaaattaatttgaaaaaggaattttgaaaattttgacaacacgCGTTTAACAATAGACTAGACTCTCAAAAAACAGTCCCCGGTGGAGTCGCCAGCTGTAGTGACCTAAAGAATTTACATGGGCACTAGTCGAAgtgattattgaaattttgaaaatagagtcTCGATTTTATTTAGAAAAGGGAGTTGCCATCGATCATTTTTCTaagtgtgatcggacacctactAAATCCtcttttctaaaaagaaaaattatttttttaaaattattttaaaagatagtcgattttaggtctacgtcAAAATTTAGTGAAAATTAGGGTTcatgacgcccaaaattggtatctcgttaagcTCGTGttatcttaattttcaaaaatacgagttcaatttaatatttaatcgtgatccgataaaaaaattgataagttacatattattatatatcccttaaaatataatttgatattttacagaataaacatttttttaaaacatgaggatttttgaattttttgattttttagaagGGCGTCTCGTATTTAACACGAACCGATGATATTCACCCagcatagcgatgaaatcaatgACTTCATATCAAATCGGTTCATTGCCTTATTTATTgacattatttaaattaaaaaaattataaatacaatatttctaaaattaagaaaacaaatgtttgaaaaaatgtcaataatattaaaaacgaaatgtcataaaaatacataaactaaatttaaagtGAGTAAAAGGAAATTACCAAAAAGCCCAAAATTATGGGCTTGATCGAACGGGTTACTCGACCCGGgatccattttttttcttttttccccatTTTTCCTGCTGATTGAGCTGCTGGTGGGTTGGCTGCGGCCAGCTTGCTTGCTGCTGGGCCGCTGCATGTGGGCCTGAACAGGCCTATTGGGGCATTGGGTTGCGAACTGGCCTATTGTTGGGCCCCGAGCGGAAATGGCCCTACAGGCCTGCTGGATATGTCAGcctgctttttttattttcttttttttactgtGCTAGGCTGCCTGCGTTGGGTCAGGTCTGCGGGGCATGTTGGGTCAGGCCTGCTGGCCTCTCCGCTGGCTTGCTCTGAAATTTGGTGAGTTGGGCTGCATTCTTGGGCCAGCTACTTGGTTAGGATGCTTTGCTTTTTTTAGCAGTTGTTAGGCCATCACAGTGCAGATTGGGCCATGACTTGGTCTTAGGTTTCTTTGTTGTGGCTTTGACCTCTTTGTTGGTCGTGGTCATGGTCTGCTATCGAGTCAGATTCGAGTCGTACGGGTCAAGTCGAATCTACCTgactgtttattttttatttttttcttctttgttttcctttttttctttcttctttccttctttttttcttctttctttccttcttctcttttttttctctcctccAAACCTTAGCCCCTATTTTCCTTTCAACGTCGTCGTTGTTGTCTCCACCTAATGGTGCGACGGCGATTCCCcttccttctcttcttcttttttttctcctttcccattctcttctcttttctcttttttatttttttctttcaaaaaccCGAAAGGTTTCAAGGCGCCGCCGCCCATGTCGGTCCGTAGCTTGATGCTCCTCCGCCTTCGATGGCCACGATGGTGGTAAGGGGAAACtgagtttttgaagttttttcttctattttctttgttgtttttttttgttatttgattggctttctttttttttttgttgttcatTTCCCCTATTTTTGGTTTCTTCTTGGTGTTTTTATTGTCGATTTTTTACTGTTTGCAGGTAGTTAGGGAGGCCATCATGAGCCTAGGCGTACCACGGATGCAGTCCATAACTTCTTATGTTGGCAAATGCTGAAGTACTAGATTGCAAACGTAGCAAAACTTCTggggttaaaataaaattttgggaaattttagggtcaaaatgtaattttaagaaaatttaagggtcaaaatgtaattttaggaaagtttaagggttaaaatgtaattttaggaaAGTTGGggttaaaatgatattataaaaagcataaaatttgaCGCATACAAAATTCAATGATTACAGcagcccctctttgctcatcgtTGTCAAACAGGGATAGAGCAAAGATTTCAAAGCATTAAATTTTGTTCGAttgtctatttttttatttttttatttattctttttttttgaaaaatagaattcGAAAATAGCTCGGCATATGACCCGaagctcaactcacctctcgcattatgaattgatttaaaaaaaaaacataaattggaAAATACCTCGGAGTGTGACCCAAGGAttaactcacctctcgcattatgagttcatttttgaaaaaatagacaTTGAAAAATAATTCGGCAAGTGCCTCAGGCtaaactcacctctcgcattaaaagttgatttttgaaaaaacagaaattgaaaaataactCGGCATGTGCCTGAGGCCCAACTCACCTCttgcattatgagttgatttacCATTTAAATGAACCAAACATTTGATGCTTGACAATGGCACAGTAGGTATGAAAGAAATACCTCACAGTCATATTTATTTCAAAcgcaacaaacaaaaaaattgacaaGAAATTGTTCAATAAAGAAAGcgtcacaaagaaaagaaaccgAATTCAATGGCCACAAATGCTCTAGTTATGCAACGCATGAACTTTTCCACTTTTCTTCGTCCAGGATCTTTTCGAGCATAGCTTCCTATTTAGAAGGTTTCAAGCTTAtgagaatgcttcaaatattgTAAATTCGCTATTCGACTCCCTGTTGAAGTCGTCTTGCTCCTTAATCCCAAACCCACTTCATTAGGACGCCCTTTCCGATTTTCATcctaatcttttttatttatcaagatgcccttttcgggttttcatcttgattttcttatcgtttttgtttttttaggtgTAGAATTTCTTCACAGCAACTGAATTCACTAGATTGGGTAATTTTTTCCCATCCATCTCAGTGAGAATCAGAGCCCTCCTGAGAATTTATACAACGTACGGCCTTCCCCAATTTGGTGACCATTTTCCTCGAAAGTCTTTTTGTATTTGGATGATCGTTCTTAGTACGAGCTCCCCTTAGAGGAATTCTCTTGGCCACACCTTTTTTTCATGGGCCATGATCATtctcttttggtacatttgtCTATGGCAAATTGCCTTCAAACGTTTCCCTTCAATAAGGTTTAGCTGATCATATCGTGCTCGAACCCACTCTGATTCTTCTAATTTTGATTCCATCAAGACGCGTAGGGATGGGATCTCAACTTCGATGggcttttgaagtttttttttctattttctttgctgtttttttttgtttttggattggctttctttttttttggtcatttcCCTTGTTTTTGGTTGCTTCTTGGTgtttttattgttgattttttacTGTTTACAAGTAGCTAGGGAGGCCATCATGAGCCTAGGCCGGCCGCGGACTACAGGTCGTAACTTGCGCTAGCGGCTACCAGAAGGACCAGATTGCAAACACAACAAAACTTCTAGGGTCAAAGTGTTATTTGGGAAAATTTGatgtcaaaatgtaattttaggaaAGGTTAGGGGTCAAATGTAATTTAAGGAAAGTTGGGgtcaaaatgaatttttttaaaaaaacaggAAATTTGACCcagacaaaattcagtgattacagtCATCGCTTGTTGTCATTGGTTacaatcttttatttgtttagctTGTAGCATTGTTTACTGCTGGAATAAAGTATCACTGATAATACTTTGAGATGGTTTCAACGACAACTCAGTGCATGCCTTCGAAACGCCTGCTCTTTTACATAAAATCGTTACTAAGTGGGGAAAGAAAACTCCCGTTTTCTGGCCACTAATACATCTATTCATATTTTGATAGATCCACTTGCCAATACAAACCTGCGTTTTCTACAAAATAGCATAAAGCAAAACTGCTCGAAACCTTTTAACTTTAGATACATTTAAAGCAAGGACTATTTGTGTATGCACAAATTGAATCCACATTTTAGCCTTCGGGAACATGATAGCTTGATTG
This genomic window contains:
- the LOC128034789 gene encoding uncharacterized protein LOC128034789; translation: MGLRATIEQKIKILKVYGDSALVIYQIRGDWEVRDSKLIKYCDLVAELVKGFKEMTFNYLSQEENQLADALATLASMFKASKETEIMPLQMSIYEVHPHCFSIEKESDG